Proteins encoded in a region of the Candidatus Moanabacter tarae genome:
- the ppdK gene encoding Pyruvate, phosphate dikinase: MSKKKVSLPPVKRSRIKRASAAPRYIYAFGAKCDGDASMRSLLGGKGANLAEMARIDLPVPPGFTITTEVCTFYYQNNRQYPEKIDADVRNQVASVEKQMGRKFGDPNDPLLFSVRSGARDSMPGMMDTILNLGLNDKTVEGLAKKTGNRRFAFDCYRRFIQMYGDVVMGIQPRDENEPEPFDTIMERLKKEREAKTDTDLSADDLEELVKRYQKLIWHRTRNRFPQDVYAQLWGSIGAVFGSWQNERAIVYRQKYKIPSEWGTAVNVQTMVYGNMGDNCATGVAFTRDPANGKKVLYGEYLINAQGEDVVAGVRTPEPIATLAIKMPKAFAELERVRRTLERHFKDMQDFEFTVQERKLYMLQTRNGKRTGLAAVRIAVEMVRERVMNVKTALNKIPADSISSLLVPIFDEGNRKKAKSIGSGLPAGPGAASGKIVFSASEAESLALKGDHVILCRTETSPEDLRGMIASQGILTSRGGVSSHAALVARQMGKVCVCGAQGIEMDYSKRELRAGRFTFREGDNISIDGTTGEVFAGFVETTPSEVNQVLDRKLKPERSYTFQLFEQVMKWSDRHRKLKIRTNADTPSQSRQAVALGAEGIGLCRTEHMFFEEDRIIYMRQMILAKDEIERRNALKKLLPFQRKDFVGIFRAMGERPVTIRLLDPPLHEFLPQNQSARSTLSKLLNVSPEIISERINTLHEQNPMLGHRGCRLGITYPEITEMQARAIFEAAAQVIKGRKPIHVRPEIMVPLVGFSGELTHQVEIIHTVAEEVMSRRDVRIRYLVGTMIEVPRAALCAKEIASVANFFSFGTNDLTQTTLGMSRDDSGSFLGKYQDLEIFSQNPFASIDQMGVGFLVDYAVKQGRSVRSNLKLGICGEHGGDPDSIEFFHQAGLDYVSCSPPRVPVAKLAAAQATLKN, encoded by the coding sequence ATGTCGAAAAAAAAAGTTTCTCTCCCCCCTGTCAAAAGAAGTCGCATCAAACGAGCTTCCGCCGCTCCAAGGTATATCTATGCCTTCGGTGCTAAATGTGATGGCGACGCTTCAATGCGTTCCCTTTTGGGAGGCAAAGGTGCCAACCTCGCGGAGATGGCACGTATCGATCTACCCGTCCCCCCAGGTTTTACAATCACGACTGAGGTTTGCACCTTTTACTACCAAAACAACCGACAATATCCTGAAAAAATTGACGCAGATGTTCGAAACCAAGTCGCTTCGGTAGAAAAACAAATGGGTCGCAAGTTTGGTGACCCCAACGACCCTCTTCTCTTTTCCGTCCGTTCTGGAGCCCGTGACTCGATGCCGGGAATGATGGACACGATTCTAAATCTGGGGCTCAATGACAAGACTGTTGAAGGCCTCGCCAAGAAGACCGGGAACCGACGTTTTGCCTTCGACTGCTACAGGCGCTTCATCCAAATGTACGGTGACGTCGTGATGGGAATTCAACCTCGTGACGAAAATGAGCCCGAGCCCTTCGACACCATTATGGAGCGACTAAAAAAGGAACGGGAGGCCAAAACGGATACGGATCTTTCGGCCGATGATCTTGAGGAACTGGTAAAACGTTACCAGAAACTCATTTGGCACAGAACTAGAAATCGCTTTCCCCAAGACGTCTACGCACAACTGTGGGGTTCCATCGGAGCTGTCTTTGGTTCCTGGCAAAATGAACGTGCAATTGTCTATCGTCAAAAATACAAAATCCCCTCTGAATGGGGAACAGCCGTAAACGTACAGACCATGGTTTATGGCAATATGGGTGACAACTGTGCCACCGGAGTCGCCTTTACGAGGGATCCCGCTAACGGAAAGAAAGTTCTATACGGCGAATATCTGATCAACGCTCAAGGTGAAGATGTCGTTGCCGGGGTCAGGACACCCGAGCCAATTGCCACCCTGGCCATCAAGATGCCAAAGGCCTTTGCTGAACTAGAGAGAGTCCGTCGCACTCTGGAACGGCATTTCAAGGATATGCAGGACTTTGAGTTCACGGTTCAGGAAAGGAAGCTCTATATGCTTCAGACTCGAAATGGGAAACGGACCGGGCTAGCTGCAGTCAGAATCGCTGTTGAAATGGTTAGAGAACGAGTGATGAATGTGAAAACTGCTCTGAACAAAATTCCGGCTGACTCGATCTCGAGCCTCCTTGTCCCTATTTTTGATGAAGGCAATCGTAAAAAAGCTAAGTCAATTGGCTCAGGGTTGCCTGCAGGCCCAGGCGCAGCCTCGGGAAAGATTGTTTTTTCAGCAAGTGAGGCCGAAAGTCTCGCCCTTAAAGGAGACCATGTTATACTCTGCCGCACAGAAACTTCCCCAGAGGATCTACGTGGTATGATAGCTTCACAGGGAATTCTCACCTCTCGCGGGGGCGTCAGCTCCCATGCCGCTCTAGTAGCTAGGCAAATGGGCAAAGTCTGTGTGTGCGGGGCTCAGGGCATTGAAATGGATTATTCCAAACGTGAACTTCGGGCAGGTCGATTCACTTTTCGCGAAGGAGACAATATTTCTATCGATGGGACCACCGGGGAGGTCTTTGCCGGATTTGTCGAAACTACCCCTTCAGAGGTGAATCAGGTCCTGGACAGGAAACTAAAACCAGAAAGGAGCTATACCTTCCAGTTATTTGAACAGGTGATGAAGTGGTCCGATCGTCATCGTAAGCTCAAAATTCGTACGAATGCTGATACTCCGAGCCAATCCAGACAAGCAGTTGCTCTCGGAGCAGAAGGGATTGGACTCTGTCGCACCGAGCACATGTTTTTTGAGGAGGATCGTATCATCTACATGCGACAAATGATCCTGGCAAAAGATGAGATCGAACGACGTAATGCCCTGAAAAAACTACTTCCATTCCAACGAAAGGACTTCGTTGGAATTTTCCGAGCTATGGGCGAACGTCCTGTTACCATCCGCCTGCTGGACCCCCCCCTACACGAGTTTCTCCCCCAAAATCAATCGGCCCGGAGCACACTTTCTAAACTTCTCAATGTTTCACCTGAAATCATCTCCGAGCGGATTAATACACTCCATGAACAAAATCCGATGTTGGGCCATAGAGGATGCCGTCTGGGTATCACCTATCCGGAGATTACCGAAATGCAAGCCCGCGCGATTTTTGAGGCGGCGGCTCAAGTTATTAAAGGACGCAAACCAATTCACGTTCGACCTGAAATCATGGTTCCCTTGGTCGGTTTCTCCGGTGAGCTAACCCATCAGGTTGAGATTATTCATACGGTCGCGGAAGAAGTGATGTCCCGGAGAGATGTTCGGATCAGGTACCTCGTCGGAACCATGATTGAAGTTCCGAGAGCAGCTCTGTGTGCCAAGGAGATTGCTAGTGTCGCCAATTTCTTCAGCTTTGGCACGAACGATTTGACTCAAACCACTCTGGGAATGAGTCGTGATGACTCTGGGAGTTTCCTCGGTAAGTACCAAGATCTAGAAATCTTTAGTCAGAATCCTTTCGCTTCTATCGATCAGATGGGCGTCGGATTTTTAGTCGACTATGCCGTGAAACAAGGACGTTCCGTACGCTCGAATCTCAAACTGGGCATTTGCGGAGAGCACGGTGGAGATCCTGACTCGATTGAGTTTTTTCATCAAGCTGGGCTCGATTACGTAAGCTGCTCACCACCACGGGTTCCTGTTGCCAAACTCGCGGCTGCCCAGGCCACATTGAAAAATTGA
- a CDS encoding 4-sulfomuconolactone hydrolase, whose amino-acid sequence MIVDSHLHIWSEDTEQYPRTKTPYPGSVELLLEYMDESGVDRAVIVLPVHYQYDNRILADTLKIHDGKFAGVGVVYPQGPSAADTLSRLVEEEGIRGVRIRGPIEPECFCKPDTEPLWKRATELSAIICILATPDQVPAMKQMIQRFPDATVVIDHFAQIPAVDGIDCEAFQTFLSLSEFPKVHIKFSGLHYWGDLAYPHYRAQKNLRAAFDAFGTNRILWGSDWPHILPNGGYIRCLNFVGQELNWISDEGKTAILGGNSLRLWWD is encoded by the coding sequence ATGATTGTTGACAGCCATCTTCACATTTGGTCGGAAGACACAGAACAATATCCTCGCACTAAAACGCCCTACCCTGGCTCAGTGGAGTTGCTTCTCGAGTACATGGACGAAAGCGGGGTCGACCGCGCCGTCATAGTCCTACCAGTACATTACCAGTACGACAATCGAATCCTAGCTGATACACTAAAAATTCATGATGGAAAGTTTGCGGGTGTAGGTGTGGTTTATCCACAAGGACCTTCTGCAGCGGACACCTTGTCACGTCTAGTGGAAGAAGAGGGTATCCGCGGTGTCAGGATTCGGGGGCCGATTGAACCAGAATGCTTCTGCAAACCTGACACCGAACCACTCTGGAAGCGCGCAACGGAACTTTCAGCAATAATCTGTATACTTGCCACACCGGACCAGGTGCCGGCTATGAAGCAAATGATTCAACGGTTTCCCGACGCCACAGTCGTAATTGACCACTTTGCCCAAATCCCCGCCGTGGATGGAATTGACTGTGAAGCCTTCCAGACTTTTCTCAGCCTTTCCGAATTTCCCAAGGTCCACATTAAGTTTTCCGGTCTTCACTACTGGGGTGACCTAGCCTATCCTCACTATCGAGCTCAAAAAAATCTGCGCGCTGCATTCGATGCCTTCGGAACAAACCGAATTCTCTGGGGGTCAGACTGGCCTCACATTCTTCCTAATGGCGGATACATTAGGTGCCTTAATTTCGTTGGGCAGGAACTTAATTGGATATCGGATGAGGGGAAAACCGCAATATTAGGCGGTAATTCGCTACGCCTCTGGTGGGACTAA
- the asbF gene encoding 3-dehydroshikimate dehydratase: protein MLLSGLLSVTFRRLHPDKIIDLVQRASLSGIEWGGDIHIPHGDLKRAQETRRRTENAGLQIFAYGSYYRSVASEEEGLSFNTILETAIALGAPIIRIWAGRRGSAEVDRKYRTLIAENIRAIGNTTQAQNIQVVLEFHSNTLTDSADSALCLIREVAHPNIKLSWQPPHAESTGIRLEGLKKILPYLLNLHVFHWKSGNGKLDRRPLNEGVDDWTTYLKVVNSPFRQCAAMLEFVRGDSPDQFLQDADTLRQLIENVSTGSAQ, encoded by the coding sequence ATGCTACTCTCCGGTCTGCTATCCGTCACTTTCCGCAGACTCCATCCCGACAAGATCATTGACCTTGTTCAGAGGGCCAGCTTAAGTGGTATCGAATGGGGAGGCGATATCCACATCCCACATGGGGACCTTAAGCGAGCCCAAGAAACCCGCCGCCGAACTGAGAACGCCGGACTCCAAATTTTCGCCTACGGATCTTATTACCGATCAGTGGCAAGCGAAGAAGAGGGACTCTCCTTCAACACCATCCTCGAAACGGCCATTGCTCTAGGAGCACCAATTATTCGGATTTGGGCTGGCCGGAGAGGTTCGGCTGAAGTCGACCGGAAATACCGTACATTAATTGCCGAGAATATTCGAGCAATTGGAAACACGACCCAGGCCCAGAACATTCAAGTTGTTCTCGAATTTCACAGCAATACCCTAACGGATAGTGCGGATTCAGCTCTATGTCTCATTCGCGAAGTGGCCCATCCCAACATTAAACTCTCTTGGCAACCCCCTCATGCCGAATCTACTGGAATTCGACTGGAAGGCCTAAAGAAAATCCTGCCCTACCTGTTAAATCTCCACGTTTTTCATTGGAAATCAGGAAATGGGAAATTAGATCGCAGACCTCTCAATGAAGGTGTCGACGACTGGACAACTTATCTGAAGGTCGTCAACAGCCCCTTTCGTCAATGCGCAGCGATGCTCGAATTCGTTCGCGGGGATAGCCCCGATCAATTCCTCCAAGACGCCGACACCCTCAGACAACTTATCGAGAATGTTTCTACAGGATCGGCCCAATAA
- the pcrA gene encoding ATP-dependent DNA helicase PcrA produces the protein MTQNIRGNHHSIGEKGKLADFSPIDFESELNQEQFEAVTAASGPALVLAGAGSGKTRTLTYRVAWLLTQGVNPSNILLLTFTNKAAKEMLRRVEELTGVPAHRFWGGTFHHIGHKTVRTYSKTVGLDPSFTILDDKDSDSFLKDTIREMDPGFLKEKNNPKIRLVATIISFARNTRSSIEQVIYDRYYFFEPLVDRIQAFLDRYQQRKREHQVADFDDLIVFWFDILRKSPEVARHYRNQFKHILVDEYQDTNQLQADIVDILGEHRNLMAVGDDAQCIYTWRGASYENIMSFTERYPESNIYKIETNYRSTPQILDLANSVLATQPSGSGYRKEMRPTRKSNQLPFVVPIMDSKLEAEFIIKRTQGLLDNGYRLSDIAILYRAHYQALDVQVELSRAGIPFIITSGVRFFEQSHVRDLVSQLRFTINPMDQPAFVRLTSLIPKVGERTALRLFEALNQFGTKGKISRLEAMFTPEIQKIVPKVAKEEWIDLAQSIKDIEEAARNQTPTDAVRIAIEGWYSSYIRTVYPNWQTRLEDLNGLIGFAGRFDSMTELLAQLILLNAETSDRSADNSGDFMRLTTVHQAKGLEFPIVFVIALADGLFPIRRSIEEGNLDEERRLFYVAVTRAKDELYLSYPLINPQGGPPLSPRPSRFIETLSSNHFEFLHPHRQNNY, from the coding sequence ATGACGCAAAATATTAGAGGAAATCACCACAGTATTGGCGAGAAAGGGAAACTAGCTGATTTTTCTCCCATTGACTTTGAGTCCGAACTCAATCAGGAGCAATTCGAAGCTGTCACAGCGGCGTCCGGCCCAGCTCTGGTTCTCGCCGGAGCTGGTTCTGGAAAAACAAGGACTTTGACTTACCGTGTTGCTTGGCTCCTAACCCAAGGGGTTAACCCCTCGAATATTCTTCTTCTCACCTTTACGAATAAAGCGGCTAAGGAAATGCTCCGGAGAGTCGAGGAGCTGACCGGAGTGCCAGCCCATCGATTCTGGGGTGGCACTTTCCATCATATCGGGCATAAAACAGTTCGGACCTATTCCAAGACTGTTGGCCTGGATCCCTCCTTCACAATTCTAGATGATAAGGATTCTGATTCCTTTCTTAAAGATACAATCCGGGAAATGGATCCAGGTTTCCTCAAGGAGAAGAATAATCCAAAAATTAGACTAGTTGCCACCATTATCAGCTTCGCACGCAATACCCGATCATCGATCGAGCAAGTCATTTACGACCGGTACTATTTTTTTGAGCCTCTTGTCGATAGGATCCAAGCATTTCTTGATCGGTACCAACAGCGAAAGCGAGAGCATCAAGTCGCTGACTTCGACGATCTTATCGTTTTCTGGTTCGATATCCTTCGAAAGAGTCCAGAAGTTGCGCGTCATTATAGGAATCAGTTCAAACATATCCTGGTTGATGAATATCAGGATACAAATCAACTCCAGGCAGACATCGTGGATATACTTGGAGAACATCGCAATCTCATGGCAGTGGGGGATGATGCCCAATGCATCTACACTTGGAGAGGGGCTAGTTATGAGAATATCATGTCCTTCACAGAGCGCTACCCAGAAAGTAACATTTATAAGATTGAGACTAACTACCGCAGCACCCCCCAGATTCTGGACTTGGCCAACAGCGTCCTTGCAACCCAGCCTTCGGGATCCGGATATCGAAAGGAAATGCGGCCGACCAGAAAATCTAATCAGCTCCCCTTCGTAGTCCCAATCATGGATAGCAAATTGGAAGCCGAATTTATCATCAAACGAACCCAGGGATTGCTCGACAACGGATATCGCCTTTCTGATATCGCTATTCTCTATCGCGCCCATTACCAAGCCCTCGACGTTCAGGTCGAACTCTCTCGTGCTGGAATCCCTTTTATTATCACCAGCGGCGTTCGCTTCTTCGAACAGTCCCACGTTCGAGATCTTGTTTCTCAACTTCGATTCACTATTAATCCAATGGATCAACCTGCCTTTGTAAGGCTTACAAGTCTAATTCCCAAAGTTGGCGAGCGTACTGCTCTCCGTCTGTTCGAAGCCCTCAACCAATTTGGAACCAAAGGTAAAATCTCCCGGCTTGAGGCAATGTTTACACCTGAGATTCAAAAGATTGTCCCGAAAGTTGCAAAGGAGGAGTGGATTGATCTTGCCCAATCTATTAAAGATATCGAAGAGGCAGCTCGGAATCAGACACCCACCGACGCTGTTCGGATTGCTATCGAAGGCTGGTACAGCAGTTACATTCGTACAGTCTACCCTAATTGGCAAACTCGACTAGAAGATCTCAATGGCCTCATAGGGTTTGCTGGCCGCTTCGATAGCATGACCGAACTTCTCGCTCAGCTCATTCTCCTTAATGCGGAAACCAGCGACAGATCAGCCGATAATAGCGGCGATTTTATGAGACTTACAACCGTTCACCAAGCAAAGGGACTTGAGTTTCCAATCGTATTCGTCATCGCGTTAGCCGATGGCCTTTTCCCTATTCGTCGGTCAATTGAGGAAGGCAATCTGGACGAAGAACGCCGACTCTTCTACGTTGCTGTCACTCGTGCTAAAGATGAGCTGTATCTCTCTTATCCCCTCATTAATCCTCAAGGCGGCCCGCCCCTAAGTCCTCGTCCAAGTCGCTTTATCGAGACCCTATCCTCGAATCACTTCGAGTTTCTTCACCCACATCGGCAAAACAACTATTGA
- the frr gene encoding Ribosome-recycling factor → MTFVELIAGMRTSMTKAVEHTLVEFNSLHTGKASPSLVENLQVQVTSYGTSMHLRDISAITTPDPRTIQIQPWDKNVVSDIEKAIQLAKLGLNPAVAGTVIRIPIPELSGERRQELKKVAQQIAEEGRVSVRHVRRETMEALKTMQKDGDISEDDLRRNEKDVQSETDKYIEQIAEHLTDKEEELMTV, encoded by the coding sequence ATGACTTTTGTGGAACTTATCGCGGGGATGCGTACCAGTATGACCAAGGCCGTTGAGCATACTCTGGTGGAATTTAATAGTCTTCATACCGGGAAAGCTTCACCCAGTCTGGTTGAGAATTTACAAGTGCAAGTGACATCCTATGGTACCAGTATGCACCTTAGAGATATCTCTGCCATCACCACACCGGATCCCCGTACCATCCAGATCCAGCCTTGGGACAAAAATGTGGTTAGCGATATTGAAAAAGCAATTCAACTTGCGAAGCTAGGCCTCAATCCAGCTGTGGCTGGAACTGTCATTCGGATCCCCATACCCGAATTGAGCGGAGAACGTCGCCAAGAGCTGAAAAAAGTAGCGCAGCAGATCGCGGAGGAAGGTCGCGTCAGCGTACGTCATGTCCGACGAGAGACTATGGAAGCTCTGAAAACAATGCAGAAAGACGGCGACATCTCGGAAGATGATCTGCGCCGCAACGAAAAGGATGTTCAATCCGAAACGGACAAATACATCGAACAGATTGCGGAACATCTCACCGACAAAGAAGAGGAGCTGATGACGGTATGA
- the pyrH gene encoding Uridylate kinase yields the protein MALEVRTMEKIRSAGGNPNYKRILLKLSGEALKNSKLGTPISDHRLRKICYEIKEVHALGIEIGVVIGGGNIFRGLAGQDKGVNRNTGDYMGMLSTMINGLAIMDFLEKIDVEARIQTAIPMEKIGEPFILRRTIQHLEKGRIVIFVAGTGNPYFSTDTAAALRASEISADLLLKATDVDGIYDKDPKKDSKAKKFDEISYIDVLQKRLRVMDTAAFSLCLDNGIPILVLNMNKPGNIKKALMGEKLGTLVA from the coding sequence ATGGCGCTAGAAGTTCGAACCATGGAAAAAATTCGGAGTGCAGGCGGAAATCCAAACTACAAACGCATCCTTCTCAAATTGAGCGGGGAAGCTCTTAAAAACAGTAAACTCGGAACGCCCATCAGTGACCATCGCCTGCGTAAAATATGCTACGAAATCAAAGAAGTTCACGCCCTTGGCATCGAGATTGGTGTGGTCATAGGCGGCGGCAATATTTTCCGCGGGCTAGCCGGACAAGACAAAGGCGTAAATCGCAACACGGGCGACTACATGGGCATGCTTTCCACTATGATCAACGGCCTCGCCATAATGGACTTCCTCGAAAAGATCGATGTCGAAGCGCGAATCCAAACTGCTATTCCCATGGAAAAAATAGGCGAGCCCTTTATCCTCCGCCGGACAATTCAGCATCTGGAAAAGGGTCGAATTGTCATTTTCGTAGCGGGGACCGGCAACCCCTATTTCTCAACGGATACAGCTGCCGCACTCCGGGCAAGCGAAATTAGCGCTGATCTATTACTTAAGGCGACTGACGTGGACGGAATTTACGATAAAGATCCCAAAAAAGATTCTAAAGCTAAAAAATTTGATGAGATCTCTTATATTGACGTGCTGCAGAAGCGGCTTAGAGTCATGGACACTGCCGCCTTCTCACTCTGTCTCGACAATGGTATACCAATCCTGGTACTGAATATGAATAAACCGGGTAACATCAAGAAGGCCCTTATGGGCGAAAAACTAGGAACACTTGTTGCCTGA
- the proB gene encoding Glutamate 5-kinase encodes MHFLFENADRAVIKLGSNLLTDGSGSSNTQRIAAICRQIHLLHDKGIQVIIVSSGAIGLGMGKLGYKRRPRDLASLQACAAVGQSILTDTWQAGFDPFSIVVAQVLLTREDVRSRKRHVAVKNLFERLLSDHIVPIVNENDSVSTDEIRFGENDVLSALVSSLTKTDILIILSVIPGLIDREGSGKTIPLVENFTPYIEKIAGDTDSTTSVGGMRSKIKAAKIAVKSGCAVFIGDGNDPDIIKHLFRGNANGTFFMPNKIPLASRKRWIAFFENSKGSVTIDRGAHVAVTTEGRSLLARGIIGYRGEFEAGDVVKIESADGVVIARGVCQYASVELDAVLGQSSKQIHEIYPDRARFEVVHRDSLVIL; translated from the coding sequence ATGCACTTCCTTTTCGAAAACGCAGACCGTGCGGTCATCAAATTGGGCTCTAACCTGCTGACCGACGGCTCTGGCAGCAGCAACACGCAACGCATTGCGGCTATCTGTCGCCAGATCCATCTCCTTCACGACAAAGGGATCCAAGTTATCATCGTTAGTTCCGGTGCCATCGGTCTTGGCATGGGGAAGCTTGGTTACAAAAGAAGGCCGCGAGATCTTGCGTCGCTCCAAGCTTGCGCAGCTGTTGGACAAAGTATTCTAACAGACACTTGGCAGGCTGGGTTTGATCCCTTCTCCATAGTCGTTGCTCAGGTTCTCTTAACCCGTGAAGATGTTCGATCACGCAAACGTCATGTAGCCGTTAAAAATCTCTTTGAGCGTCTACTTTCTGACCATATCGTCCCGATTGTGAATGAAAACGACTCGGTCAGCACCGACGAGATCCGGTTCGGCGAAAACGATGTCCTATCCGCTCTGGTTTCCAGTCTCACTAAAACTGATATTCTGATCATCCTTTCGGTAATACCTGGCCTCATTGACCGAGAAGGCAGCGGCAAGACAATTCCGCTGGTGGAGAATTTCACACCCTATATCGAAAAAATCGCTGGCGATACTGACAGCACTACCTCAGTAGGCGGAATGCGAAGTAAGATTAAGGCTGCTAAAATCGCCGTCAAATCGGGCTGTGCTGTTTTCATCGGAGACGGTAACGATCCAGACATTATAAAGCATCTTTTTCGAGGAAACGCTAACGGCACCTTTTTCATGCCGAATAAAATTCCTCTTGCATCGAGGAAACGATGGATCGCTTTTTTCGAGAATTCCAAGGGTAGCGTCACTATCGACAGAGGCGCGCATGTAGCAGTTACTACAGAAGGGAGAAGTCTCCTGGCCCGAGGAATAATCGGATATCGTGGAGAATTTGAGGCAGGCGACGTTGTAAAAATTGAAAGTGCTGATGGAGTTGTGATTGCTCGTGGAGTATGTCAGTATGCCAGTGTTGAACTTGACGCAGTTTTGGGACAGAGTTCAAAACAAATTCATGAGATCTATCCTGATCGGGCACGGTTTGAAGTGGTTCATCGCGACTCCCTCGTCATACTATGA
- the serA_1 gene encoding D-3-phosphoglycerate dehydrogenase, producing MGLEQIDIVIACNRRVRENYLDPDDLKRLEEFANWRWIEFEGGGIQDANTHPEERAKLAGELPETVALILCHGAPRIDNELLACAPKLKLIGELEGDRFASRIDLEAAWERGIRTVDTTNGSSYPVAEWALGLLLISMRNAGALFRRIIAGQPTWKERSERETDPGYLHGDLYGKRVGLIGCGHIGRRLIKFLRPFEVEIWVHDPYLSSEMADVAGFLQTSLDNVLSQCDAIICLAPLTPKTEGMIGRSELNQIPSGSVLINVSRGPIIDSEALIERLKRGDIVAGLDVFDPEPIPSNSEIIKLENVFLSPHIAGVTATSYPRFFKLMVDEIKRYYEGHGNLFELTPRSLANRTGVEV from the coding sequence ATGGGTCTCGAACAAATTGATATTGTAATCGCGTGTAATCGCAGGGTACGGGAGAATTATCTGGACCCCGACGATTTGAAACGCCTTGAAGAATTCGCCAATTGGAGGTGGATTGAATTCGAAGGTGGAGGAATCCAGGACGCAAATACTCACCCGGAAGAAAGAGCAAAACTCGCTGGAGAGCTTCCTGAAACCGTTGCTCTTATCCTCTGCCATGGTGCCCCCAGAATAGACAATGAGCTACTTGCCTGCGCACCGAAGTTGAAACTGATTGGGGAGCTGGAAGGAGATCGATTTGCCAGTCGGATAGATTTGGAGGCCGCATGGGAGCGAGGCATAAGAACGGTCGACACAACCAACGGTTCCTCTTATCCCGTCGCAGAATGGGCACTTGGACTACTTCTCATTTCGATGCGTAATGCGGGTGCTCTTTTTCGCCGGATCATCGCGGGCCAACCCACATGGAAGGAAAGGTCCGAGAGAGAAACCGACCCCGGCTATTTACACGGCGATCTTTATGGCAAGAGAGTGGGCCTAATTGGTTGTGGCCATATTGGGCGACGTCTCATAAAATTTCTTCGCCCGTTCGAAGTTGAAATTTGGGTCCATGACCCGTACCTGTCCAGCGAAATGGCCGATGTAGCCGGTTTCCTCCAAACCTCCCTCGATAACGTTCTATCCCAGTGCGACGCCATCATCTGCCTCGCCCCTCTAACTCCTAAGACGGAAGGTATGATCGGTCGCAGCGAACTGAATCAAATTCCCTCTGGTTCCGTTCTTATTAATGTATCCCGGGGTCCCATTATCGATTCGGAAGCACTTATCGAGCGTCTCAAGCGTGGGGATATTGTTGCTGGCCTTGACGTTTTTGATCCCGAGCCGATCCCGTCAAACAGTGAAATCATTAAACTCGAGAATGTTTTTTTGAGCCCTCATATAGCAGGCGTCACAGCCACCAGTTATCCACGCTTCTTCAAGCTTATGGTCGATGAAATAAAACGCTACTATGAGGGACATGGGAATCTCTTCGAACTCACACCACGCTCGCTAGCCAATCGAACTGGAGTGGAGGTATGA